gcacccggccagttgCCTACACTTCTGACCAACCAGATATAAATCAAGCTCCCCTAACTCCTTCCCTGGGTTTAATTTGCTAGAGAGTTCCCCGAACTCAGGGAACCACTTATGTCTATCGGTtcattataaagaatattacaggccgggcacggtgggtcacgcctgtaatcctagcactttgggaggccgaggtgggcggatcacctgaggtcgtgagttcgcgaccagcctgaccaacatggagaaaccccatctctactaaaaatacaaaaattagctgggcgtggtggcacatgcctgtaatcccagctacttgggaggctgaggcagtagaatcgggaggtggaggttgccatgagcagagatagcaccattgcactccagcatgggcaacaagagtaaaactccatctcaaaaaaaaaaaaaaaaaaaaagaatattacaaagggTACAGATGAGCAGCCAGgtggaagagatgcacagggcaaggtGTGAGGGGCAGGCTGCAGAGCTTCTGTACCGCCTCTGGACACACGACCCCCCGGGAACCTGCAGGTGTTCCGCTAtctggaagctctccaaaccctgtCCTTCTGGTGTTTCACTGAGCCTTTATTAAAGGGTCAGCATAATTGATAACATAATTGGCCACTGGTGATATACTCAATTTTCAGCCTGTCTCCTCCTCCCCAGAGGTCAGAGGGTGGGACTGAAAGTTCCAACTCTttaatcacatggttggttcGTCTGGCAACCAGACCCCATCCTGAGGCTATTTAAGAGTTCAGGAAGACTTGCATCActagaacaaaagatgctcctatcGCCCAGGAAATTTCAAGGGATTTAGGAACTCTGTATTAGGAACTGGAGAGAGAGACcaaacacatatttctttttttgttggtttgtttttgagatagggtcttgtctTGTGTCCAGGCTGGCgtgaagtggcacgatcacagctcactgcaaccttgaattcctgggttcaagtgatccccccacttcaccttcctgagtagctgggtctactgGAGAACACCaacatacttggctaattttttaaaatttttgtagaaatggggtctcaccatgttgcccaggttggtctcaaactcctgggctcaagcaatcctcccacctcaatctcccaaagtgctgggattacaggcatgagccaccatgcccagccatggcCATTTATTATATTACAATACCACAACTTTCCATAATGTGGGTGAGtctcatctaatcagttgaaggccttaagggAAACAGATAGAGGGAATTCTGCCTCTAGACTGCCTTTTAtagtgagacagagtctcactttgtcacacaggttggagtacagtggtgcaatcacggctcactgcagcctcgacttcctggcctcaaattatcctcccacctcagcttcccgagtagctgggcacgcaccaccattcccggctaatttttttttgtatttttgtagagacagggtttcaccatgttgcccaggttgatcttaaactcctgacctcaagcaatccgcccgccctggcctcccaaagtactgggattacaggcgtgagccactgctcctggcttgaCTGCCTTTTAACTTGAGCTGCAACATCCAATTCTCCCTAGGTTtccagcctgccctgtggaattTGGACTTGCCAGTccccataatcacatgagccaattcctcaaAATCAATCACTTactctctcctgctctctctctttctgtctgtcacacacacacacagttgtttctctggagaacacttAACACAAGTCTCCCTGGGGAGAGTCCAGGTATGCCCTGCCATCTGGCCTGTAGTAAGGGCATCAGCAGATCCCTCGTTATTGGTTATTAatgccattttttgtttgtttgtttgagataaggtctcactctggtaagagccaccacacctggctacactGGTCTTTGAAACTCCCACTCCCCTCTCTGTCACAAACAGTCCCTCTTCCCAGCCAGGTGCCTCTACCCACAGTAGCAGCTTTCTGCCACCTTCTGGGCCTTCCATGTGGCTTTCCCTGATCTCGACACCTCACCAAGCCCCAGTCACCATTTTACAGTGTCCCCTTAGACTAGGGTCTCTGGGGACACTTCATAAGCATCttatctattcattcaacaaacatgtattgatGACGCCTGCTGTGTGCCTAACACTGTAGTGGGGGACTGGGGGCAGATGAGCAGGCAAGTCTTCTTTGAGGTAATAAATGGGTATCGTGTGAGCACTGCAGATGAAACTCAAATGCTCAAAGGGCCACAGGCAGAGGCAGACAAggaagggcagggctgggagtTTGGCAAAGAGAAGACTGTTTGCCAAGTGGGGGCCACTCTGGTGCTGTGGCCCATTGTCACCCTGCGGGGATGCAGGCCAGCCACTGCCAGATCttctgaacttaaaaataaaagataggcctggctcagtggctcatgcctataatcccagcactttgggaggccaagataggtggatctcttgagcccaggagtttgagaccaacctgggcaacacagcaaaacctcatctctacagacaaatacaaaaatgtagccaggtgtggtggcacacacctgtaggcccaacaacccgggaggctgaggtgggagaatcacctgagcccgggaggttgaggctgcaatagccatgatgtgccactgcactccagtctgggcactggagtgagactctgtctcaaaaatagaataaaataaaataatgagtcacacatggtggcatacacctgtagtcccagctacttggaaaggtCCCAGCCCGGTAaggctgaggctgtggtgagccatgattgcaccactgcactccaacctgggctagagagtgagacaccatctcaaaaaaataaaataaaaggcagaaagaTGGGTTGTACGTGAAATCCGATTCACCAAAGTTAACTACTACATgattcaaacatttttcttttcttatagagatgtgggtctcactatgttcaccaggttggtcttgaactcttggcctcaagtgatccccctgccttggcctcccaaagtgttgggattacacgcgtgagccactgagcccagcccaaaccgatttttttttttttttttgagatagagtctcttttgtgtcacccaggctggagtgtaatggtgctatcttggctcactgcaacctcttcctcagtttcaagcgattctcctgcctcaacctccagaatagctgtgattacaggcacccacgcccagctaattttagtatttttagtagaaatggggtttcaccatgttggccaggctggtctcaaactcctgacctcggatgatccacccctcttggcctcccaaaatgctgggattacaggtgtgagccactctgcccagcctccttaatgttttaaaataccagtttggggcagggtgcagtggctcacgcctgtaatcccagcactttgggaagccaaggggggcagatcacttgaggccaggagtttgagaccagcctggccaacatggtgaaaccccatctctactaaaaataccaaaaaattagccgggcatggtggtgcttacctataatctcagctactcaggaggctgaggcaggagaatcacttgaacctaggaggcagacattgcagtgagctgagatcgcgccactgcactctagactgggtgacagagccagactctgtcttaaaaaataataatagggcGGGGATGGGcgtgatggttcacgcctgtaatcccagcactttgggaggcgaacggatcacctgaggtcaggaattcgaggccagcctgaccaacatggagaaaccccgtgtctaccaaaaatacaaaattagctgggtgtagtggtgcatgcctgttatcccagttactctagaggctgaggcaggagaattgcttgaacccaggaggcagaggttgcggtgagctgagatcgggccattgcacgccagcctcggcaacaagagagaaactccatctcaaaataataataataataataaggctgggcgcagtggttcacacctgtaatcccagcactttgggaggccaaggcgggtggatcacctgaagttaggagttcgagaccagccaggctaacatggtgaaaccccgtctccaataaaaaataatacaaaaaattagccaggcatggtggcacacgtctgtaatcccggctactcaggaggctgaagcaggagaatcgcttgaacctaggaggcagaggttgcagtgagccaagattgcgtcattgcactccagcctgggcgagaagagcaaaactctgtctcaataacggtaataaaaaataatatagaaaacacTGAGGAGGTCAAAGAAAATCCAAATGGTAGCATGTCTGGCTTCTGAGCCTCCCGTCTGCAAGGCCTGTGCTGAAAGGATCTGCACTTGCCTTTCTCCTCTTTACAGCCAAGGTCACCAGTGGAAACCCCCCAAGGACAATACCTGTGTCTCCTCCAAGGCCAATCCCTTCATGCCTAACACAGTCCCTGGCAGGGAGCAGGTACTCAGTGTGTGTTTTTGCACTAGGCTGCAAAATAAAGGTTTTCTGATCACTCTTCAACTCCACAACCGTGGCACCCTACTGCCTGTGGAATAGCGGGACAGACACTTTATCCTTATTTGAAGCCCTGCCCAGTCTGTCCTGACATCCCAAGATTCAGAGCACTCTGCCCTATAGGGGCCTCCCTGGATCAGCCTAAAAAGTTGAGTAATATATGGTAATTGATTTAGCAGTGGCAGTGTCTGCCCTTCCCACAGCTTCTCGTGTTCTAAAGAGTCCATAGATGAATTAATCCACAAATACTTATTAAGAGTGTGGtggcagccgggcgcggtggctcacgcctgtaatcccagcactttgggaggccgaggtgggcggatcacaaggtcaggagatcgagaccatcctgactaacacggtgaaaccccgtctctactaaaaatagaaaaaattagccgggcgaggtggcggcgcctgtagtcccagctactcgggaggctgaggcaggagaatggcgtgaacccgggaggcggagcttgcagtgagccgagattgcaccactgcactccagcctgggagacacagcgagactccgtctcaaaaaaaaaaaaaaaaaaaaaaagagtgtggtgGCCTGATATTGGAGTGTTCAAAGCCTTCTGCTTAAGAGTTtgtgtgtggccgggcgcggtggctcacacctgtaatcccagcacattgggaggccaaggtaggcggatcaggaggtcaggagatcgagaccatcctggctaacatggtgaaactccgtctctgctaaaaatacaaaaaatgagccgggcgtgcgGCAGGCGctggtactcaggaggctgaggcaggataatcgattaaggcagaggttgcagtgagcggagattgcgccactgcactccagcctaggcgacagagcaagaatccgcctcaaaaaaaaaaaaaaaagagattgtgtGTGTTGTGGTGGGGAGCGGGGCGTATGGACACAAGGCCTCCGCCCTGGGAGAAGTGCTGGGGAGTAGGACAAATACCACTACTTCGGACGGGGAGGGCGATGCCTCCAATGCGGGCTTCCCTAATTCCTGCAGATCATACACTGGCCCCCAACTTCACACTGGCCAGAATCCCAGTTCTAGTCTTTTCCGTGCCACCAAACCCTGGGCCCTCCTCTTTCTAGAAGTAAAGAAAAcacctttggccgggcgcggtggctcaagcctgtaatcccagcactttgggaggccgaggcgggtggatcacgaggtcaggagatggagactatcctggctaacatggtgaaaccccgtctctactaaaaatacaaaaaactagctgggcgtggtggcgggcgcctgtagtcccagctacttgggaggctgaggcgggagaatggcgtgaacccgggaggcggagcttgcagtgagcccaaatcaggccactgcactccagcctgggagacacagcgagactccatctcaaaaaaaaaaaaaaaagaaaacacctttgGCCTCTGCCCAGAGCTACAGATACCTGGAGTAGGAGCAGGCAGGAGATGCGTGGTGGATAAAGACCAGAGAGACTTGGGATCGAATTCCACTCTCACCCCCAGTTCAGTTTTCCTCAGCTTGCTGCTCCAAACAGGAAGGATGTGAAAATTAAGACTCCTTACCCCTCGCACCTCCAGTTCAGTTTTCTCCAGGTTGCTGCTCCAAACAGGCAGGATGTGAAAATTTAGATGCTTTTCTCACGCCGCTCTATAAAAGACGGCCGACGAGGATGGGATTCGAACCCACGCGTGCAAAGCACAATGGATTAGCAGTCCATCGCCTTAACCACTCGGCCACCTCGTCCTATGTAACACTCGTCTTTCCACATTCACTTATCTCTCATCTCCTCCGCACCTTCCAGGCACTACCACCTATACCGGAGCGCAGACCTCTTCGGACACGGGGAAACAAGAAGCCGCGGAAGGAAGGGAGCGTTTTGATTTCCTTTTAGCTGAGCCCACGCCATCCACCACGCTGCGGCCGAGCTCTGCCACGGTTTCCCTCCGAGTCCAGCCCAGCGCGCTGCTAGTTCAAGGCGCGCTTGGTCCAGGGTGCGCGCGCCggcggggagggaggggagtgCGTCCCGGGAAGCCGGCGGGGCCCGGGAGGGCGGGGCGTCTGCACAGCGCGCGGCCGGGCGGCGGGGCTGTAGCTCCTCCTCCCTCGCAGGGGACGAGCCGACGCGCCGGGGGCTGGGGGCGGCAGCGCCGGGCAGCCGGCGGCGGGAGGCGGGCGGGGCGGCGCGGCGCGCGGGGCTCGGCTGGCCTCGGCTCGCCTCGGCTGCGCTCGGCAGGCTGCGGTAAATCCGGGCTTGCGGCCGCTGGTGTAGTCTGTGGCCGGGTGGTCCTTGCTGCGCGCCCCGAGCCCCGACAGCCATGCAGATGTCCTACGCCATCCGGTGCGCCTTCTACCAGCTGCTGCTGGCCGCGCTCATGCTGGTGGCGATGCTGCAGCTGCTCTACCTGTCGCTGCTGTCCGGACTGCACGGACAGGAGGAGCAAGACCAATATTTTGAGTTCTTTCCCCCGTCCCCACGGTCCGTGGACCAGGTCAAGACGCAGCTCCGCACCGCGCTGGCCTCCGGAGGCGTACTGGACGCCAGCGGCGATTACCGCGTCTACAGGGGCCTGCTGAAGACCACTATGGAACCCAACGATGTGATCCTGGCCACGCACGCCAGCGTGGACAACCTGCTGCACCTGTCGGGTCTGCTGGAGCGCTGGGAGGGCCCACTGTCCGTGTCGGTGTTCGCGGCCACCAAGGAGGAGGCGCAGCTGGCCACGGTGCTGGCCTACGCGCTGAGCAGCCACTGCCCCGACATGCGCGCCAGGGTCGCCATGCACCTCGTGTGCCCCTCTCGTTACGAGGCAGCCGTGCCCGACCCCCGGGAGCCGGGGGAGTTTGCCCTGCTGCGGTCCTGCCAGGAGGTCTTTGACAAGCTAGCCAGGGTGGCCCAGCCCGGGATTAATTATGCGTTGGGCACCAATGTCTCCTACCCCAATAACCTGCTGAGGAATCTGGCTCGTGAGGGGGCCAACTATGCCCTGGTGATCGATGTGGACATGGTGCCCAGCGAGGGGCTGTGGAGAGGCCTGCGGGAAATGCTGGATCAGAGCAACCAGTGGGGCGGCACCGCGCTGGTGGTGCCTGCCTTCGAGATCCGACGAGCCCGCCGTATGCCCATGAACAAAAACGAGCTGGTGCAGCTCTACCAGGTTGGCGAGGTGCGACCCTTCTATTATGGGTTGTGCACACCCTGCCAGGCACCCACCAACTATTCCCGCTGGGTCAACCTGGCGGAAGAGAGCTTGCTGCGGCCTGCCTACGTGGTACCTTGGCAGGACCCCTGGGAGCCATTCTACGTGGCAGGAGGCAAGGTGCCCACCTTCGACGAGCGCTTTCGGCAGTACGGCTTCAACAGAATCAGCCAGGTGCTCATAAGGGAGAGGGCAGGGGTAATGGAGCAGGAGGGGTGGTGGGATCAGGGAGTTATGAGGAGTGGCCCTGGATGAAGAGGAGGCAATGAAGCAGGAGGGATCACCGTTCAGGAGGTGGGTGGATGGTGTGGAAGATCCAGGATACTTCCAGAGGGGTGAGGGCGCTGGACTGTGGCTTTAGAGAAGTCAGTCTCAGCCCTGTCAATGTCATCAAACTTTGCTGACCTGTCTTTCCTCTTACAGGCCTGCGAGCTGCATGTGGCGGGGTTTGATTTTGAGGTCCTGAACGAAGGTTTCTTGGTTCATAAGGGCTTCAAAGAAGCGTTGAAGTTCCATCCCCAAAAGGAGGCTGAAAATCAGCACAATAAGATCCTTTATCGCCAGTTCAAACAGGAGTTGAAGGCCAAGTACCCCAACTCTCCCCGACGCTGCTGAGCCCTTCCCTACCCTAGTCTGAGAAGTCAGCCTCTGGGCTCCTCAGGCCACCGTTTAGGCCTGACTGGGGTAAAAAATGTCGCTCCACTTTACAGAGGTAGCTGTGGTGTTGAAACACTGGACTTGAATATGGGGTGCTGGGATCGAGTCCTAGCTTTaccactaactagctgtgtggccttgagtaAATCCcgttacctctctgagcctcggttacCCTGTCTGTAAAAAGGGAGGTGAGAATACCTACCTCACGGAACTGTCGGGAGGCTCAGATGAGATGTTATATGTGAAAACATTCTGTAAGCTTCGTACAAATGTGAAGTATTAATATTATCgcagtattattattgttattattattgttattattaacaaTCTTGGGTGGGTAGTAGGAGAGCAAAAAGTATGAATGGGATGGAGCTAAGAAGTCTGAGTACTTAATGAAATGGACTTTTTGGAAAGAAATCAGATGAAGGCATAAACTTTAGTTCTTAGCTCTTGAACAGAAGCCTAAAATTCTTGGTTCTCTCAGGCCTTCGCCCTCAAGGGCTCTAGAGGAGGGAAGACACTGCAGGCTCCATGGGTGACAGCCTGAGATCTGTCCCTTCAACAGGCTGGGCTGGGTATGTGCCTACCGATGACAATGTGTAAATAAATGCGTGTTCACACCCACAGCTGGCTCCGTTACTCTcctgagctgggggtggggggatcgGGGCC
The sequence above is a segment of the Theropithecus gelada isolate Dixy chromosome 14, Tgel_1.0, whole genome shotgun sequence genome. Coding sequences within it:
- the B4GAT1 gene encoding beta-1,4-glucuronyltransferase 1, producing MQMSYAIRCAFYQLLLAALMLVAMLQLLYLSLLSGLHGQEEQDQYFEFFPPSPRSVDQVKTQLRTALASGGVLDASGDYRVYRGLLKTTMEPNDVILATHASVDNLLHLSGLLERWEGPLSVSVFAATKEEAQLATVLAYALSSHCPDMRARVAMHLVCPSRYEAAVPDPREPGEFALLRSCQEVFDKLARVAQPGINYALGTNVSYPNNLLRNLAREGANYALVIDVDMVPSEGLWRGLREMLDQSNQWGGTALVVPAFEIRRARRMPMNKNELVQLYQVGEVRPFYYGLCTPCQAPTNYSRWVNLAEESLLRPAYVVPWQDPWEPFYVAGGKVPTFDERFRQYGFNRISQACELHVAGFDFEVLNEGFLVHKGFKEALKFHPQKEAENQHNKILYRQFKQELKAKYPNSPRRC